One segment of Caldanaerobius polysaccharolyticus DSM 13641 DNA contains the following:
- a CDS encoding aminotransferase class I/II-fold pyridoxal phosphate-dependent enzyme yields the protein MYKLDQTRTPLFDALLKYYENNTVPFHVPGHKKGAGMHDKFKKFTGTNVLSIDVTVFKEVDSLHKPTGAIKEAQELAADAFGADATFFCIHGTTGAIQAMILSTVKEGDKIIIPRNVHKSVTSGIILSGATPVYIKPEIDDRLGIAMGVTPAAVKKAISENPDAKAVLIINPTYYGAATDIKTIADIVHQNNMLLLVDEAHGPHLKFNEKLPLCALDAGADMSSQSTHKILGAMTQGSMLHVRNTVDINRVKAVMSLLQTTSPSYVILASLDVARMQMATEGKALLDRTIGLAQYARKAINRMRGLYCPGEELIGRNGIYDFDPTKVTINARELGITGYQLERLLSEKYHVQLELADMYNALAVFSIGDTKKSVDALLHALEEISESYYKKGTKKFTCRDIPDIPEQLLNPREAFASDTALLPLKDSVGQISSEFILSYPPGIPVLCPGEIITQEIVDYVEEMKAAGLFVQGTEDPDVNYIKVVRDLKAINITA from the coding sequence TTGTACAAATTGGATCAGACGAGAACCCCTCTTTTTGACGCGCTTTTAAAATATTATGAAAACAATACCGTGCCTTTTCACGTACCAGGTCATAAAAAAGGCGCAGGAATGCACGATAAATTTAAAAAATTTACAGGAACCAACGTGCTATCCATCGATGTAACCGTATTTAAGGAAGTGGATAGCCTTCACAAACCTACAGGCGCAATAAAAGAAGCCCAAGAACTAGCTGCAGATGCTTTTGGCGCTGACGCTACTTTCTTCTGCATCCATGGCACAACCGGAGCCATCCAGGCCATGATATTGAGCACAGTAAAAGAAGGGGATAAAATCATCATCCCCAGAAACGTTCACAAATCAGTTACTTCGGGAATAATACTAAGCGGTGCTACACCTGTGTACATAAAACCCGAAATAGATGACAGATTGGGAATAGCCATGGGCGTGACGCCGGCCGCTGTAAAAAAAGCCATAAGCGAAAACCCCGATGCTAAAGCCGTTTTGATAATAAACCCTACTTATTACGGCGCTGCTACCGACATAAAAACGATCGCCGACATCGTCCACCAGAACAACATGTTGTTGCTGGTAGATGAAGCCCATGGCCCTCATCTAAAATTTAATGAAAAACTTCCTTTATGCGCTCTAGACGCCGGTGCCGACATGTCATCCCAGAGCACCCATAAAATACTGGGAGCTATGACCCAAGGCTCTATGCTTCACGTCAGAAACACCGTAGACATCAACAGAGTTAAAGCTGTGATGAGCCTGTTGCAGACCACCAGCCCTTCATATGTGATACTGGCATCGCTGGACGTAGCCAGGATGCAAATGGCCACAGAAGGCAAAGCGCTGCTGGATAGAACCATCGGGCTGGCGCAATACGCCCGCAAGGCCATAAATCGCATGCGAGGCCTTTATTGCCCGGGTGAAGAGCTCATAGGCCGCAATGGCATATATGACTTTGATCCCACAAAGGTAACAATTAATGCCAGGGAATTGGGAATAACTGGATATCAGCTGGAGAGGTTGCTCTCGGAAAAATACCACGTACAACTGGAGCTGGCTGATATGTACAACGCCCTTGCCGTATTCTCCATAGGAGATACCAAAAAATCGGTAGACGCGCTTCTACACGCCCTGGAGGAAATAAGCGAATCTTATTATAAAAAAGGAACAAAGAAGTTTACGTGCCGTGACATCCCTGACATACCAGAACAGCTTTTAAACCCTAGAGAAGCTTTCGCCAGCGATACCGCCCTGCTGCCTCTAAAAGACAGCGTAGGCCAGATAAGCAGCGAATTCATCCTCTCATACCCACCTGGCATCCCTGTGTTATGTCCTGGCGAGATAATAACCCAGGAGATCGTAGACTACGTAGAGGAAATGAAAGCAGCAGGGTTGTTCGTCCAGGGAACAGAAGACCCTGACGTAAACTACATAAAGGTGGTCAGAGATCTAAAGGCCATCAATATAACCGCATGA
- the ymfI gene encoding elongation factor P 5-aminopentanone reductase, translated as MKLKGKAAIVTGASRGIGRAIAYRMALEGAKVLVNYHKSKDEAVQLVREIRSKGGYAVAFGADVRDRKSVREMVEVAKVNVGRPDIVVNNAGIARYTLFTDMPDEQWKEVMDTHVLGTYNVLKEVLPYMISEKKGCIINITSIWGICGAAMEVAYSTAKGAIIAMTKALAKELGPSGIRVNAIAPGIIDTDMLRSFTAQELEKMRNAIPVKRIGTPEDVAEVAVYLASDEACYLTGQVITVDGGYI; from the coding sequence ATGAAACTAAAAGGCAAGGCAGCTATAGTGACAGGAGCTTCTAGAGGTATAGGCAGGGCTATAGCTTATAGGATGGCACTGGAAGGTGCGAAGGTTTTGGTCAATTACCATAAGTCTAAAGATGAGGCTGTACAACTCGTCAGAGAGATAAGGAGTAAAGGCGGGTACGCAGTGGCCTTTGGCGCTGACGTGAGGGATAGAAAATCCGTCAGGGAAATGGTTGAGGTAGCAAAAGTCAATGTGGGAAGACCTGACATTGTGGTAAACAATGCGGGAATTGCGCGCTATACACTTTTTACTGATATGCCTGATGAGCAATGGAAAGAGGTTATGGATACCCATGTATTGGGGACCTATAATGTTTTAAAGGAAGTACTGCCTTATATGATATCGGAGAAAAAAGGCTGTATAATAAATATAACGTCCATATGGGGCATTTGTGGCGCGGCTATGGAAGTGGCTTATTCTACAGCTAAAGGGGCGATAATAGCTATGACTAAAGCCCTGGCAAAGGAGTTGGGTCCTAGCGGTATAAGGGTTAATGCCATAGCCCCTGGCATTATAGATACAGATATGCTCAGAAGCTTTACTGCTCAGGAACTGGAAAAGATGAGAAATGCCATACCTGTAAAGAGGATCGGAACACCCGAGGATGTGGCTGAAGTGGCTGTTTATCTGGCGTCAGATGAGGCGTGCTATTTAACAGGGCAGGTGATAACCGTAGACGGAGGTTATATTTAA
- a CDS encoding metal-sensitive transcriptional regulator, whose amino-acid sequence MADDMKKDIIFRLRTIKGHIDGIEKMVEEGKTCDEILLQIAAIKSSIEKVGYSILENHAKECLVDIEKQGVNVEKVNKVIQSVLKFVK is encoded by the coding sequence GTGGCTGACGATATGAAAAAGGACATCATATTCAGGCTGAGGACCATTAAAGGGCATATTGACGGCATAGAGAAAATGGTGGAAGAGGGAAAGACGTGCGATGAAATCCTGTTGCAAATAGCTGCCATAAAGTCCTCGATAGAGAAAGTAGGTTATTCGATACTGGAAAACCACGCAAAAGAATGCCTTGTGGACATTGAAAAGCAGGGCGTCAACGTGGAAAAGGTCAACAAGGTTATCCAGTCGGTGTTGAAATTTGTAAAATGA
- the aroA gene encoding 3-phosphoshikimate 1-carboxyvinyltransferase, whose protein sequence is MQVKGKCRGLYGTITIPGDKSISHRAIMIGALAEGDTVIYNFLKGQDCLSTIACFRQLGVDIEEQGEKIVVHGKGLRGLKKPENTLYVGNSGTTIRIMTGILAGQPFEAVLDGDDSIRKRPMGRVIKPLRQMGAVIQGRNGDMYAPITVRGSYLKGIEYTMPVASAQVKSSILMASLYAEGETVIYEPVKSRDHTETMLSAFGADVKVSGNRIVSRPVERLKAQTVYVVGDISSAAYFIVGALVVPDSDVLIKDVGVNPTRTGIIDALVSMGADIRLINRRTVNNEPVADIRVRASQLHGTIISGDIVPRMIDEIPVFCIAASVAQGVTTIKDASELKVKESNRIYGMAHNLRLLGVDVEETDDGMVIYGKPKGGLKASTFKSFGDHRIAMSMAIAALITRGESTIEGFDCVDISFPGFMGVLNGIRRD, encoded by the coding sequence ATGCAGGTAAAAGGCAAATGCAGGGGACTGTACGGTACTATTACTATCCCTGGGGATAAATCCATATCCCATAGGGCGATTATGATAGGAGCTCTTGCTGAAGGGGATACGGTTATATATAATTTTTTAAAGGGACAGGATTGTCTGTCTACTATAGCCTGTTTCAGGCAATTAGGTGTAGATATCGAAGAGCAGGGCGAAAAAATAGTGGTGCACGGCAAAGGGCTAAGGGGGCTAAAAAAACCTGAAAATACCCTTTATGTAGGCAATTCTGGAACTACTATAAGGATAATGACAGGTATTTTGGCAGGACAGCCTTTTGAGGCTGTGCTAGATGGCGACGATTCTATAAGAAAAAGGCCCATGGGCAGGGTTATAAAGCCATTGCGCCAGATGGGAGCGGTGATACAAGGTAGAAATGGGGATATGTATGCCCCTATAACCGTACGAGGTTCTTATCTTAAAGGCATTGAGTACACCATGCCTGTGGCCAGTGCTCAAGTAAAATCATCTATACTAATGGCATCCCTGTACGCTGAAGGAGAAACCGTAATCTATGAGCCTGTAAAGTCCAGGGACCACACGGAGACAATGCTTTCAGCTTTTGGGGCGGATGTTAAGGTTTCAGGCAACCGTATTGTGTCACGACCTGTAGAACGATTAAAAGCCCAGACTGTGTATGTGGTAGGTGACATCTCTTCAGCGGCATATTTTATTGTAGGTGCTCTTGTAGTACCTGATTCCGACGTGTTGATAAAGGACGTGGGGGTAAATCCCACTAGGACGGGAATAATTGATGCTCTGGTTAGCATGGGAGCGGATATCCGGTTGATAAATAGGAGAACGGTGAACAATGAGCCTGTAGCCGACATACGGGTGAGGGCCAGTCAGCTTCATGGTACTATAATATCAGGGGATATAGTACCGAGGATGATAGATGAGATACCTGTTTTTTGCATTGCCGCATCTGTAGCCCAAGGGGTTACTACCATAAAGGACGCTTCAGAGCTTAAGGTTAAAGAAAGCAACAGGATTTATGGGATGGCTCATAATTTACGGTTGCTAGGCGTGGATGTGGAAGAAACCGATGACGGAATGGTTATATACGGTAAACCTAAAGGAGGCCTTAAAGCTTCGACATTTAAAAGCTTTGGAGACCACCGCATTGCCATGTCCATGGCAATAGCTGCTTTGATTACAAGAGGGGAATCGACAATAGAGGGTTTTGATTGCGTTGATATTTCTTTTCCTGGTTTTATGGGTGTATTAAATGGTATAAGGAGAGATTGA
- a CDS encoding prephenate dehydrogenase → MNIGIIGLGLIGGSLAKAIKARLCHRIWAVDVDFNSLKTAFDEGVVDEFWLSLGDIEGDIAADVVFVCTPVSKVYDTVKAVAHRVKAGTIVTDVCSVKGDMLKKVVEEIPHGVYFISGHPMAGMEKGGYFNATPDLFKNCAYLLMPLAAPSDKVDLLTSIVSSIEARPLLIDPDYHDVAVAVISHMPHVISAALLNTTMDSDKDGVLSEIAAGSFRDLTRVSSSSPEMWRDVCLRNKGKILDAIKAFEGELEHFKNILEEENGEKLGDFFSRAKNYRERVISCR, encoded by the coding sequence GTGAACATAGGAATAATAGGTTTGGGGCTTATAGGCGGCTCCCTGGCAAAGGCCATAAAAGCTCGCCTATGCCATCGAATATGGGCGGTGGATGTAGACTTCAATAGCCTCAAGACGGCTTTTGACGAGGGAGTGGTGGATGAATTCTGGCTTTCACTGGGCGACATAGAGGGAGACATTGCTGCTGATGTGGTGTTTGTGTGCACTCCTGTGAGCAAGGTATATGATACGGTAAAGGCCGTGGCGCACAGGGTAAAAGCAGGTACTATAGTGACCGACGTGTGTAGCGTAAAAGGGGATATGCTTAAAAAGGTTGTAGAGGAAATTCCCCATGGGGTTTACTTTATATCGGGACATCCTATGGCCGGTATGGAAAAAGGCGGATATTTTAACGCTACTCCCGATTTGTTTAAAAATTGCGCGTACCTTTTGATGCCTTTAGCAGCTCCTTCGGACAAAGTGGATTTGCTTACATCTATAGTTTCCTCGATAGAGGCAAGACCACTGCTTATAGACCCTGATTATCATGATGTGGCAGTGGCTGTTATAAGCCATATGCCTCATGTGATATCTGCTGCCTTGTTAAATACAACAATGGATAGTGACAAAGATGGCGTATTGAGCGAGATAGCGGCGGGAAGCTTCAGGGATTTGACCAGGGTATCTTCTTCCTCTCCTGAGATGTGGAGAGACGTGTGTTTGCGCAATAAGGGCAAGATCCTGGATGCTATAAAGGCATTTGAAGGCGAACTGGAGCACTTTAAAAACATTCTGGAAGAGGAGAATGGAGAGAAATTGGGCGATTTCTTTTCGAGAGCCAAGAATTATCGGGAGAGGGTTATATCATGCAGGTAA
- the aroF gene encoding 3-deoxy-7-phosphoheptulonate synthase, translating to MVILLKSDYTDEELKGVCDFLISKGLSYHISKGTERTIIGVIGDKKVLEDYPVELLPGVEKAVPIVEPYKLVNRNFKPEPTVVDVDGVKIGGAEIVLIAGPCAVESKEQLMTVARAVRSCGAKILRGGVFKPRTSPYSFQGLQWEGLELMVEAKKELGIRIVTEVVNTQDVERVAEKVDMLQIGARNMQNFQLLREVGRSKKPVLLKRGLASTIEEWLNAAEYIVAEGNPNVVLCERGIRTFETYTRNTLDLSAVPVVKSKSHLPIIVDPSHGTGKRELIKPMAMAAIAAGADGLIIEVHPEPKLALSDGPQSLKPEEFKDLVSGVSKIADVMGRRVGL from the coding sequence ATGGTAATACTGTTAAAATCTGATTATACCGATGAAGAGCTTAAAGGCGTATGCGATTTTTTGATTAGCAAAGGCTTGAGCTACCACATATCCAAAGGCACTGAGAGGACTATTATAGGCGTTATAGGGGATAAAAAAGTGCTGGAGGATTATCCCGTAGAGCTGTTGCCAGGTGTTGAAAAGGCTGTGCCTATAGTGGAGCCGTATAAACTGGTTAACAGGAATTTTAAACCCGAGCCTACGGTCGTGGACGTGGACGGCGTGAAAATCGGCGGTGCTGAAATCGTGCTTATAGCGGGGCCGTGTGCGGTAGAAAGCAAGGAACAGCTTATGACTGTGGCCAGAGCTGTTAGAAGTTGTGGTGCCAAGATCTTGCGAGGTGGTGTGTTTAAGCCCAGGACGTCCCCTTATTCTTTTCAAGGACTACAATGGGAAGGGCTTGAGTTAATGGTGGAAGCTAAAAAAGAGCTGGGCATAAGGATAGTCACAGAAGTGGTAAACACACAGGATGTGGAGCGGGTAGCCGAAAAGGTTGATATGCTTCAAATTGGTGCCCGCAATATGCAGAACTTCCAGCTGTTGAGAGAAGTGGGAAGAAGTAAAAAGCCTGTCCTTTTGAAGAGAGGTCTTGCGTCTACCATAGAGGAGTGGCTAAATGCCGCTGAATACATTGTGGCAGAAGGCAATCCCAATGTAGTCTTGTGCGAGAGGGGGATAAGAACCTTTGAGACGTATACCAGGAATACCCTAGACCTTAGCGCTGTACCTGTGGTTAAGTCTAAGAGCCATTTGCCTATAATCGTGGACCCCAGCCACGGCACGGGGAAGCGGGAGCTTATAAAACCTATGGCTATGGCGGCCATTGCCGCAGGTGCCGATGGCCTCATAATTGAGGTGCATCCTGAGCCTAAGCTGGCATTGTCCGATGGCCCCCAGTCTTTAAAGCCTGAGGAGTTCAAAGACCTGGTCAGCGGTGTGTCTAAAATTGCCGATGTAATGGGAAGAAGGGTTGGCCTGTGA
- the thiT gene encoding energy-coupled thiamine transporter ThiT: protein MKYLVGVFSDFAKIKAITIAALVVVLVVVLIFYVRGKKRRYDTRTIVYGGLSIAISFVLSYVRLYHMPQGGTITPASMLPLFIYAYAFGPAAGITAGVAYGFLQLIQDAFVVHWAQLLLDYPLAFGALGIAGFFKKNLPLGIVAGGVGRFVFHFISGFVFFASYAPKGMNPVYYSLVYNATVIGPELVICLVVYAIPQVKRAIKVLSNPSAL from the coding sequence ATGAAGTATCTCGTAGGTGTTTTCAGCGATTTTGCCAAGATAAAAGCGATCACCATTGCGGCTCTCGTTGTGGTGTTGGTAGTGGTTTTAATCTTTTATGTAAGGGGCAAGAAAAGGAGATACGATACAAGGACCATTGTATACGGTGGCTTGAGTATAGCCATATCTTTTGTATTATCGTATGTAAGGCTATATCATATGCCTCAAGGGGGTACGATCACCCCTGCCAGCATGCTTCCTCTTTTTATCTACGCGTATGCTTTTGGACCAGCGGCGGGTATAACAGCGGGAGTGGCTTATGGCTTTTTGCAGCTGATACAGGACGCTTTTGTGGTACACTGGGCTCAACTTTTATTGGATTATCCTTTGGCATTTGGCGCGCTGGGGATAGCGGGTTTTTTTAAAAAGAATCTACCCTTGGGTATAGTAGCAGGAGGCGTAGGAAGGTTTGTATTCCATTTTATATCAGGCTTTGTGTTTTTTGCATCGTATGCTCCTAAAGGAATGAACCCGGTTTACTATTCACTGGTATACAATGCTACTGTAATAGGGCCTGAGCTGGTTATCTGTCTAGTGGTATACGCTATTCCCCAGGTAAAGAGGGCGATAAAAGTTTTGTCAAATCCCTCTGCGTTATGA
- a CDS encoding prenyltransferase has product MSKSEFRRLWNGFWQLADPKIWIASTVPMAVAGAYAYGQTGRFSLLWFAVSVIGIYLIEIGKNALNEIVDYESGVDRFIKPENTTPFSGGKKTIVQGKLTVKEVKVIALLTMLAACAIGLIIVLFREPSVIWIGISGVLISAFYSIPPFKLCYNGLGEIAVGVTFGPLITSGMYLVLTHQLNTYVLLLSLPIGFLVTNILWINQFPDYEADAKGHKYNWLVRLGKKKGVKVYATLYIATYISLIVLSVVGKNPLWLLGFITLPLVIQSVNIANKFYDDIPRLIRANAKTVQVYQITGLAMVIISLLV; this is encoded by the coding sequence ATGAGCAAATCAGAATTTCGCAGGCTCTGGAACGGATTCTGGCAGTTGGCAGATCCTAAAATATGGATAGCATCCACAGTCCCTATGGCAGTAGCTGGTGCATACGCCTATGGCCAAACAGGTCGATTCAGCCTCTTGTGGTTCGCTGTATCTGTGATAGGCATATACCTGATTGAAATAGGCAAAAACGCCCTCAATGAAATTGTGGACTATGAATCAGGGGTAGACCGTTTTATAAAGCCTGAAAACACAACTCCTTTTAGCGGAGGTAAAAAAACTATTGTCCAAGGCAAATTAACCGTAAAAGAGGTTAAAGTTATAGCACTTTTGACCATGCTAGCAGCGTGCGCTATAGGGCTTATCATAGTGCTTTTTCGTGAACCATCCGTAATATGGATAGGCATTTCAGGTGTTCTAATATCAGCTTTTTACAGCATACCACCTTTCAAGCTGTGTTACAACGGCCTTGGCGAAATAGCCGTAGGGGTAACTTTCGGGCCTTTAATCACATCGGGTATGTACCTGGTTTTAACTCATCAACTGAATACATACGTGTTGCTGCTATCATTGCCCATAGGCTTTTTAGTGACGAATATCCTGTGGATAAATCAGTTTCCCGACTACGAAGCAGATGCTAAAGGCCATAAGTACAATTGGCTGGTGCGCTTAGGCAAGAAAAAAGGGGTAAAGGTCTACGCAACACTGTACATTGCAACATACATATCACTTATAGTATTGAGCGTCGTAGGTAAAAATCCCCTATGGCTTTTAGGCTTCATAACCCTGCCACTGGTTATACAGTCCGTAAATATAGCTAACAAATTCTACGACGACATACCTAGGTTAATAAGAGCTAACGCTAAAACCGTCCAGGTATATCAGATAACAGGGCTTGCAATGGTAATAATTTCGCTGCTAGTTTAA
- a CDS encoding FMN-binding protein, with protein sequence MKKVVAIALSGIVAAFIFSGCSTKSASGTYKDGTYKAEQSAFDSHGWKGQIEITVKGGKITNVVYNEVDKNGNLKRNDQQYAEKMKAKNNITPKEVDEKLQQQLVDKQDPSKVDTVTGATESSKTFKELATEALNNAK encoded by the coding sequence ATGAAAAAAGTTGTGGCCATAGCTTTGTCAGGGATAGTAGCCGCCTTCATTTTTTCCGGCTGTTCTACTAAAAGCGCCAGCGGAACCTATAAAGACGGCACATATAAAGCAGAGCAATCTGCTTTTGACAGCCACGGCTGGAAAGGGCAGATAGAGATCACTGTAAAAGGCGGCAAAATCACCAACGTAGTTTACAACGAGGTGGATAAAAATGGCAATCTCAAAAGAAACGACCAACAGTACGCTGAAAAAATGAAAGCAAAAAACAATATAACTCCTAAAGAAGTAGACGAAAAGTTACAACAGCAGTTAGTAGATAAACAAGACCCGTCTAAAGTAGACACGGTTACAGGAGCTACTGAATCGTCCAAGACTTTCAAAGAATTAGCCACAGAAGCCTTAAATAATGCAAAATGA
- a CDS encoding polyprenyl synthetase family protein, translating to MDKFWSDYPDIQKDLEEVRRMIEKCVSNGNKLIRDVLLDMIHAGGKMIRPGFVVLAGRFGKYERKKLCSLAAMIEMLHMATLIHDDIIDNALIRRSKPTIQAEYGKNYAVFIGDFLFCQCFLLLSDSIAVKDIKKVSKAVSRICKGEIEQFESQYDVNITVTQYLKRIAAKTAVLFALSFYIGAHESNCDERLSRTLASIGYNIGMAFQIIDDILDYTGNEVVVGKPLGNDIRQGIFTLPLIYALQKGEREEITPILQKRSYDECEVKKLIEFARQAGGIEQARELARRYTKKAFNKISSLKECPSKQVLTEVAEKLLHRAY from the coding sequence ATGGATAAATTTTGGAGTGACTATCCCGATATACAGAAGGATCTTGAAGAAGTTAGAAGGATGATAGAGAAGTGTGTAAGCAATGGCAATAAATTGATCAGAGATGTGCTATTGGATATGATCCACGCTGGAGGAAAGATGATTCGCCCTGGCTTTGTGGTTCTGGCAGGGAGATTTGGTAAGTATGAAAGAAAAAAGCTGTGCTCATTGGCGGCTATGATTGAGATGCTTCATATGGCTACCCTTATCCACGACGATATAATAGATAACGCATTGATAAGGCGAAGTAAACCTACTATTCAGGCAGAGTATGGCAAAAATTATGCGGTGTTTATTGGCGATTTTTTATTCTGTCAATGCTTTTTGCTCCTGTCTGATAGCATTGCTGTAAAAGACATTAAAAAAGTGTCCAAAGCGGTGTCTAGAATATGTAAAGGCGAGATTGAACAATTTGAGAGCCAGTACGATGTCAACATAACGGTTACTCAGTATTTAAAGAGGATAGCTGCGAAAACAGCTGTTCTCTTTGCCTTGAGCTTTTATATAGGTGCGCACGAGAGCAATTGCGATGAACGTTTATCTAGGACGCTGGCCAGTATAGGCTACAATATAGGGATGGCCTTTCAAATAATCGACGATATCCTGGATTATACAGGTAATGAAGTGGTAGTGGGCAAGCCGTTAGGCAATGATATTCGACAAGGCATTTTTACCCTGCCTCTGATTTACGCACTGCAGAAGGGCGAGAGAGAAGAAATAACCCCTATCCTCCAAAAAAGGTCTTATGACGAATGCGAAGTAAAAAAGTTAATTGAATTTGCCCGACAAGCAGGTGGAATAGAACAAGCTCGAGAGTTGGCTAGAAGATATACTAAAAAAGCCTTTAACAAAATATCCTCTTTAAAGGAATGCCCCAGCAAACAGGTGCTGACTGAGGTAGCAGAAAAGCTTCTCCACAGAGCATATTAA
- a CDS encoding Gx transporter family protein, protein MTKSTRSYIDRKSISTTRRMVFLAILVANSLALYIVECMIPVPFIAPGAKLGLANIVTVISLYLFGFYNTLVVIGVRILLSAFFAASPSSFFYSIGGGFLSLVAMYIVKTVGGESVSEIGVSMAGAVFHNIGQMAVASLILQNINIMAYVPVLMIAGIGTGIFVGLSAKFILDHWKKLKNLNPY, encoded by the coding sequence ATGACCAAGTCGACCAGGTCGTATATTGATCGCAAATCCATATCGACCACTCGAAGGATGGTTTTTTTAGCCATATTAGTGGCTAATTCACTGGCTTTGTACATCGTAGAGTGCATGATTCCTGTTCCTTTTATTGCCCCTGGTGCCAAATTGGGCCTTGCCAACATAGTGACGGTGATATCCCTTTATTTATTTGGCTTTTACAACACCCTTGTGGTAATAGGGGTGAGGATACTTTTGTCCGCGTTTTTTGCCGCGTCGCCCTCTTCTTTTTTTTACAGCATAGGTGGCGGCTTTTTAAGCCTTGTGGCCATGTATATTGTGAAAACCGTTGGGGGAGAGAGCGTAAGCGAGATCGGGGTGAGTATGGCAGGAGCTGTATTTCACAATATCGGCCAGATGGCTGTGGCTTCCCTGATATTGCAAAATATCAACATAATGGCTTATGTTCCCGTTTTGATGATAGCGGGTATAGGAACAGGTATTTTTGTAGGGTTGTCTGCTAAATTTATATTGGATCACTGGAAAAAATTAAAGAATCTAAATCCATACTGA
- a CDS encoding NusG domain II-containing protein, which produces MKKGDIVVMLFLAILSVSLLGFYRMTSGRHYGHKYAVITVDGKFYKEVSLDDASYQQEIPIVTRYGKDVLMVKDGGVKVIYAECPDKICIKEGFIDKPGQSIVCLPFRIVIEIKGEKNDQVDQVVY; this is translated from the coding sequence GTGAAAAAAGGCGATATCGTCGTGATGCTTTTTCTGGCGATTTTATCTGTAAGCTTGCTGGGCTTTTACAGGATGACCTCAGGCCGCCATTACGGTCATAAATACGCCGTTATAACAGTGGACGGCAAGTTTTACAAAGAGGTTTCCCTGGACGATGCTAGCTACCAGCAGGAGATCCCTATAGTTACAAGGTACGGCAAAGACGTGTTAATGGTTAAGGATGGTGGGGTAAAAGTCATTTACGCCGAATGCCCTGACAAAATATGTATTAAAGAAGGCTTTATTGATAAGCCAGGGCAAAGCATTGTGTGTTTGCCATTTCGTATAGTAATAGAGATAAAAGGTGAAAAAAATGACCAAGTCGACCAGGTCGTATATTGA